One genomic segment of Pandoraea thiooxydans includes these proteins:
- a CDS encoding PRC-barrel domain-containing protein, whose amino-acid sequence MKMNYEDRDTYGMYKGRTGMAPGPDARRGPGPELMGADTLIGNDVYNHKGEDLGQIKDIMLDMRNGKVGYAVLSFGGFLSMGEKLFAVPWSALTLDLNNKRFVLHVEKDRLKQAPGFDKEKWPDMVDQAWAKEIHSYYGTRPYYDEPLL is encoded by the coding sequence ATGAAAATGAATTATGAAGATCGCGATACCTATGGCATGTACAAGGGGCGTACCGGCATGGCGCCCGGGCCCGACGCACGGCGCGGCCCCGGCCCCGAACTGATGGGCGCAGATACACTCATCGGAAACGATGTTTACAACCACAAAGGCGAAGACCTTGGACAGATCAAGGACATCATGCTCGACATGCGCAACGGAAAAGTGGGTTATGCCGTTCTTTCCTTTGGCGGCTTCCTGAGCATGGGGGAAAAGCTGTTCGCGGTGCCATGGAGTGCCTTGACGCTGGACCTTAACAACAAGCGCTTCGTGCTCCATGTTGAGAAAGACCGTCTAAAACAGGCTCCCGGATTCGACAAGGAAAAGTGGCCGGATATGGTGGATCAGGCGTGGGCAAAGGAAATCCACTCTTACTACGGCACCAGACCTTATTACGACGAACCCCTGCTCTAG
- a CDS encoding DUF3309 family protein — protein sequence MTIGLGTILLFIVVLLLIGAFPTWPHSRGWGYRPSGLLGLVLIMLVVLLVMGRL from the coding sequence ATGACAATCGGACTGGGAACCATATTGCTGTTTATTGTGGTTCTCCTGCTTATCGGCGCATTCCCCACCTGGCCGCACAGCCGCGGATGGGGTTATAGGCCGAGCGGACTGCTCGGGCTGGTGCTGATCATGCTCGTTGTCTTGCTAGTGATGGGACGCTTATGA
- a CDS encoding glycine zipper 2TM domain-containing protein, with the protein MNNSRAFSINAAVFFIAIGLAGCAGMSRQGQDTVAGAGVGAVAGAVLTGGSALGTVGGAAVGGLVGNQVGK; encoded by the coding sequence ATGAATAACTCCCGTGCATTTTCAATCAACGCGGCTGTATTTTTCATCGCAATCGGTCTCGCCGGTTGCGCGGGCATGTCTCGACAAGGCCAGGATACCGTGGCCGGTGCCGGGGTCGGCGCGGTGGCCGGCGCCGTGCTCACCGGCGGCAGCGCCTTGGGCACCGTCGGCGGCGCGGCCGTGGGCGGCCTGGTCGGCAATCAGGTCGGCAAATAA
- a CDS encoding phosphoketolase yields MTSRHPAGAQPITDAAALGADELGRIDAYWRACNYLCAGMIYLRDNPLLRAPLRPEHFKRRLLGHWGSDPGQTFTWVHLNRAIRKYDLDMIYLSGPGHGAPAVIANCYLEGTYSEVYTDKSQDEAGLLKLFRAFSFPGQLGSHCTPEVPGSIHEGGELGYSVSHAFGAAFDNPDLIVSVVVGDGEAETGPLATSWHSNKFLNPIRDGAVLPILHLNGYKIANPTLLSRITPQELEDLFKGYGWTPYLVEGDAPSLMHQRMAATVDACVRQIRAIRAEARRTGEPKRPRWPMIILRSPKGWTGPKEVDGHRVEGSWRAHQVPVPDVQSNPEHLRIVEQWMRSYRPEELFDEHGTLVAELRDLPPKGARRMSANPHANGGKLYKRLDLPGFRDYAVPSSSPGTKSASPTATLGKFLRDVMRRNMNNFRLFSPDENASNRLQGVYEVSSKTWLAEIRPEDADGTDISPDGRVMEMLSEHTLEGWLEGYLLTGRHGIFNTYEAFVHIIDSMYNQHAKWLEKAKLQSAWRPPIASLNLLISSLVWRQDHNGFTHQDPGFLDLVSNKSAEITRIYLPPDANCLLSVVDHCLRSMDYVNVIVADKQLHLVYLDIEAAIDHCTKGIGIWKWASNDGGEDPDVVIASAGDILTREALAAVAILRQHFPDMKIRFVNVVDLYRLQPDTEHPHGLSDKDFDSLFTKNKPVIFNFHGYPWLIHKFTYRRANHANIHVRGYKEKGNINTPLELAIKNQVDRFNLAIDVIDRVPGLQGHGAHLKEWLKDQIVANLLYADTEGIDKPEIRNWQWPAT; encoded by the coding sequence ATGACATCTCGACACCCCGCGGGGGCCCAACCGATCACCGACGCTGCGGCGCTGGGGGCCGACGAACTTGGCAGGATTGACGCTTATTGGCGCGCTTGCAATTACCTGTGCGCCGGAATGATCTACCTGCGCGACAACCCGCTTCTAAGGGCGCCGCTTCGCCCCGAGCACTTCAAACGGCGGTTGCTTGGACATTGGGGGTCCGACCCTGGCCAGACCTTCACGTGGGTGCACCTGAACCGCGCCATACGCAAATACGATCTTGACATGATTTACCTGAGCGGCCCCGGCCATGGGGCACCGGCCGTCATTGCCAACTGCTATCTCGAAGGCACCTACTCGGAAGTCTATACGGACAAGAGCCAGGACGAAGCCGGCTTGCTCAAACTCTTTCGCGCCTTTTCATTTCCGGGGCAGCTCGGCAGCCACTGCACGCCGGAGGTGCCCGGATCGATTCATGAAGGTGGCGAACTGGGCTACAGCGTATCGCATGCCTTCGGCGCCGCCTTCGACAACCCCGATTTGATCGTCAGTGTGGTCGTCGGCGACGGCGAAGCAGAGACCGGGCCGCTGGCTACCTCGTGGCACTCCAACAAATTTCTCAATCCGATTCGCGATGGCGCCGTGCTGCCGATCCTGCATTTGAACGGTTACAAAATCGCCAATCCCACACTACTGTCTCGCATCACGCCGCAGGAACTCGAGGACCTCTTCAAGGGTTACGGCTGGACGCCATACTTGGTCGAAGGCGACGCCCCCTCATTGATGCATCAGCGGATGGCAGCCACGGTCGATGCCTGCGTGCGGCAGATTCGCGCCATCCGGGCCGAGGCCCGACGTACCGGAGAACCCAAGAGGCCTCGCTGGCCAATGATTATCCTGAGATCACCCAAAGGGTGGACTGGGCCAAAGGAAGTGGACGGACACCGGGTGGAGGGCTCCTGGCGTGCCCACCAGGTACCTGTGCCGGATGTCCAATCGAACCCCGAACACTTGCGGATCGTCGAGCAATGGATGCGCAGCTATCGACCCGAGGAATTGTTTGATGAGCATGGCACGCTGGTAGCTGAGCTGCGGGATTTGCCACCCAAGGGGGCGCGCCGCATGAGCGCCAACCCACACGCTAATGGGGGAAAGTTGTACAAGCGATTGGATCTCCCGGGCTTTCGCGACTATGCGGTGCCTTCGAGCAGTCCCGGCACCAAGTCGGCGTCACCCACCGCGACCCTGGGCAAATTCCTGCGCGACGTGATGCGACGCAACATGAATAACTTTCGTCTTTTCAGTCCAGATGAGAACGCCTCCAATCGCCTTCAGGGTGTCTATGAAGTCAGTTCGAAGACTTGGCTTGCGGAGATTCGGCCGGAAGACGCCGACGGCACGGACATCTCTCCCGACGGTCGCGTGATGGAAATGCTCAGCGAACATACCCTCGAGGGCTGGCTGGAAGGCTATCTGCTGACGGGACGCCATGGCATATTCAACACCTATGAGGCCTTCGTCCATATCATCGATTCAATGTACAACCAGCATGCGAAATGGCTCGAAAAGGCAAAGCTGCAATCCGCGTGGCGCCCGCCCATCGCCTCGCTCAATCTTCTGATTTCATCATTGGTATGGCGCCAGGATCACAATGGCTTCACACATCAGGACCCTGGCTTTCTGGATTTGGTGAGCAACAAAAGCGCGGAAATCACGCGCATTTACCTTCCACCCGATGCGAATTGCCTGCTCAGCGTGGTCGATCATTGCCTGCGCAGCATGGATTATGTGAATGTGATCGTCGCCGACAAACAGCTTCATCTCGTCTACCTCGACATAGAGGCCGCGATCGACCATTGCACCAAGGGTATCGGCATCTGGAAATGGGCCAGTAACGACGGCGGCGAGGACCCCGATGTGGTGATAGCGAGTGCCGGTGACATTTTGACTCGCGAGGCGCTGGCCGCCGTCGCTATCTTAAGACAGCATTTCCCCGACATGAAAATTCGCTTCGTCAATGTCGTTGACCTGTATCGCCTCCAACCCGACACCGAGCATCCCCATGGCCTTTCCGATAAGGATTTCGATTCGCTATTTACCAAAAACAAGCCTGTGATTTTCAATTTTCACGGCTATCCGTGGCTGATTCACAAATTCACTTACCGCAGAGCCAACCATGCCAATATTCATGTGCGCGGATACAAGGAAAAGGGCAACATCAATACACCGCTCGAGTTAGCCATCAAGAATCAGGTAGACCGCTTCAATCTGGCGATCGACGTCATCGACCGGGTGCCGGGGCTGCAAGGCCACGGCGCACACCTGAAAGAATGGTTGAAAGACCAGATCGTCGCCAACCTTCTTTATGCGGACACCGAGGGCATCGACAAACCCGAAATCCGGAATTGGCAGTGGCCGGCCACTTGA